From Streptomyces sp. NBC_01460, a single genomic window includes:
- a CDS encoding GrpB family protein: MMWVFLKIEHISSTAVPGVAARPAIDLMGLPSTTSRMLHPTEQCSPTSVSTPTTAGRLTGRCASAQNGVRGQILHVVTLESWPTRNQRILRDQRARARLAVGRRSRIGDHGCVVGNVTPTAIISERRITGFSAVVIAELVAEVRPLWHERHQARLASRSRKRAVGAGAKHRMVSVDRLPATLVPLRHGGARDLLACWFGVDPLDRHTGDRRGAAPARGAGMHGQPRRAAVNAGRGR, encoded by the coding sequence ATGATGTGGGTGTTCCTGAAGATCGAGCACATCAGCTCGACCGCTGTCCCGGGAGTGGCGGCCAGGCCTGCCATCGACCTGATGGGGCTGCCGTCCACGACCTCACGCATGCTGCACCCCACCGAGCAGTGCTCGCCGACCTCGGTTTCCACCCCCACGACAGCAGGACGACTGACTGGTCGTTGTGCGTCCGCTCAGAATGGGGTCCGTGGCCAGATCCTGCACGTAGTGACCCTGGAGAGTTGGCCTACCCGGAACCAGCGAATCCTCCGGGACCAACGAGCTCGTGCACGGTTGGCGGTGGGACGTCGATCTCGGATCGGCGATCATGGCTGCGTGGTGGGGAACGTGACGCCCACAGCGATCATCAGCGAACGGAGGATCACGGGCTTTTCGGCCGTTGTGATCGCTGAACTCGTGGCTGAGGTGAGGCCGTTGTGGCATGAGCGGCATCAGGCCAGGCTTGCGTCCCGGTCGCGGAAGCGTGCGGTGGGCGCTGGTGCGAAGCACCGCATGGTCTCCGTCGACCGGCTTCCGGCCACGCTGGTGCCCCTTCGCCACGGGGGTGCTCGTGATCTGCTGGCCTGCTGGTTCGGCGTGGACCCGCTCGACCGTCACACGGGCGATCGGAGAGGTGCGGCCCCTGCTCGCGGAGCGGGGATGCATGGTCAGCCCCGACGTGCGGCTGTGAACGCTGGCCGAGGTCGTTGA
- a CDS encoding carbohydrate ABC transporter permease — protein MTTSVAAKRENRLAGLRSGGQRPPWMESPSRLGQGAKALALALIVVMVTYPFLLALGTSLAGQKELEERGGYVLIPHHPTFQAYSVLLQGGVVTRATLVSIGITLIGTALSLLCTVTLAYGLSRPGMLLGKPILLIVLGTFLFAPGIIPTYLVVQQLGLLDSYASLILPVLLNVFNVIVVRAFFQGIPAELYEAARLDGAGELAILRRIVLPLSKAVIAVAGLFYAVSYWNSFFNALLFMNDSGKYPLQVILRSYVVQGETINAHALGVNVLPPSISLQMAVLIIALVPILLVYPFLQKHFAKGVLTGAVKG, from the coding sequence ATGACCACGTCAGTCGCTGCGAAGCGAGAGAACCGCCTGGCCGGGCTGCGCTCCGGCGGGCAGCGTCCGCCGTGGATGGAAAGCCCCAGCCGGCTCGGCCAGGGCGCGAAGGCACTGGCACTCGCCCTGATCGTCGTCATGGTGACGTACCCCTTCCTGCTGGCGCTGGGCACCAGCCTGGCCGGCCAGAAGGAGCTGGAGGAGCGTGGCGGTTACGTCCTCATCCCGCACCATCCGACGTTCCAGGCGTACAGCGTGCTGCTCCAGGGCGGTGTGGTGACCCGGGCGACGCTGGTGAGCATCGGGATCACCCTGATCGGCACCGCGCTCAGTCTGCTCTGCACGGTCACGCTGGCTTACGGTCTCTCGCGGCCCGGCATGCTGCTGGGCAAGCCCATCCTGCTGATCGTGCTCGGCACGTTCCTCTTCGCGCCGGGCATCATCCCCACCTATCTCGTGGTCCAGCAACTCGGCCTGCTCGACAGCTACGCGTCGCTGATTCTTCCCGTCCTGCTCAACGTGTTCAACGTGATCGTGGTGCGGGCGTTCTTCCAGGGCATACCGGCTGAGCTGTACGAGGCCGCCCGCCTGGACGGCGCGGGTGAGCTGGCCATTCTCCGGCGCATCGTGCTGCCGCTGTCCAAGGCCGTCATCGCCGTCGCGGGTCTCTTCTACGCCGTCAGTTACTGGAACAGCTTCTTCAACGCCCTGCTGTTCATGAACGACTCGGGCAAGTACCCGCTCCAGGTCATCCTGCGCTCCTACGTCGTCCAGGGCGAGACGATCAATGCCCACGCGCTCGGCGTGAACGTGCTGCCGCCCTCGATCTCGCTCCAGATGGCCGTGCTGATCATCGCACTCGTGCCAATCCTCCTGGTGTACCCCTTCCTTCAGAAGCACTTCGCCAAGGGTGTCCTCACGGGCGCCGTCAAGGGCTGA
- a CDS encoding NUDIX domain-containing protein: MTLGGTPEVAALREAGEETGLSDFKIVRKLGVAEYDMSPYRFELQRRHVCHLELTEPTPEGGPARRTTTASRSRLTSSASGSRSRPPTRCSPARAPCWDACTTEVRTDHGLTPAPGGSR; encoded by the coding sequence ATGACCCTAGGTGGGACGCCGGAGGTGGCGGCGCTGCGGGAGGCGGGGGAGGAGACCGGTCTCAGCGATTTCAAGATCGTCCGGAAGCTCGGCGTCGCCGAGTACGACATGAGCCCGTACCGGTTCGAGCTCCAGCGCCGGCACGTCTGCCACCTGGAGCTGACCGAGCCCACGCCGGAAGGTGGGCCAGCCAGAAGGACCACGACGGCGAGCAGGAGCCGACTCACTTCGAGTGCTTCTGGATCCCGCTCGAGGCCGCCCACGCGCTGCAGTCCGGCCAGGGCGCCCTGCTGGGACGCCTGTACGACTGAGGTCCGCACGGATCACGGGCTCACCCCAGCCCCCGGAGGCAGCCGATGA
- a CDS encoding Gfo/Idh/MocA family protein, translated as MRDLRIGVVGLGLRANLADAAHRPGAGSVVAAVADTDPAVRATVAQRFAGATAVDDYRTLLDDDTVDAVIVATPDDTHEAVACDILRAGKPVYVEKPLGITVEQCDTILRTAHETGTRLYVGHNMRHMGVVRLMRDIIARGDIGEPKTVWVRHFVSYGGDYYFKDWHADRTRTTGLLLQKAAHDIDVVHWLAGGYTSRVNAMGDLMMYGDLPRREAGTPRPDGWLREFDWPPATRKDLNHVVDVEDVSVMNMRLDNGVIAAYQQCHFSPDYFRNYTVIGTEGRLENFGDRPGDEVRVWNTGPSSYRADADAVHRVPESTGSHGGADERIIEEFCRFARDGGVTDTSPVAARMSVAAGVMATRSLRDSGTPYDVPPLDPELIAYFASGQLRDPSGAPALTPR; from the coding sequence ATGCGAGACCTTCGTATCGGCGTGGTCGGCCTCGGCCTGCGGGCCAATCTGGCCGATGCCGCCCACCGGCCGGGAGCCGGGTCCGTCGTGGCCGCCGTCGCCGACACCGATCCCGCCGTGCGGGCCACGGTGGCACAGCGGTTCGCCGGGGCGACCGCGGTGGACGACTACCGCACACTGCTCGACGACGACACCGTCGACGCCGTCATCGTCGCCACTCCCGACGATACCCACGAAGCAGTCGCCTGCGACATCCTGCGGGCCGGCAAGCCGGTGTACGTGGAGAAGCCGCTCGGCATCACCGTCGAACAGTGCGACACCATCCTGCGCACCGCCCACGAGACCGGCACCCGCCTGTACGTCGGGCACAACATGCGGCACATGGGTGTGGTGCGGCTGATGCGCGACATCATCGCGCGCGGCGACATCGGCGAGCCGAAGACCGTGTGGGTCCGGCACTTCGTCTCGTACGGCGGCGACTACTACTTCAAGGACTGGCACGCCGACCGCACCCGCACGACCGGGCTGCTGCTCCAGAAGGCCGCACACGACATCGATGTGGTGCACTGGCTGGCGGGCGGGTACACCTCGCGTGTCAACGCCATGGGCGACCTGATGATGTATGGGGACCTGCCGCGCAGGGAGGCGGGCACGCCCCGCCCCGACGGCTGGCTGCGCGAGTTCGACTGGCCGCCGGCCACTCGCAAGGACCTCAACCACGTGGTGGACGTCGAGGATGTGTCCGTCATGAACATGCGGCTGGACAACGGCGTGATCGCCGCCTATCAGCAGTGCCACTTCAGCCCCGACTACTTCCGCAACTACACGGTCATCGGGACCGAGGGGCGGCTGGAGAACTTCGGGGACCGGCCGGGCGACGAGGTCAGGGTCTGGAACACCGGGCCGAGCAGCTACCGCGCGGACGCGGACGCGGTCCACAGGGTGCCGGAGTCGACGGGCTCGCACGGTGGTGCGGACGAACGGATCATCGAGGAGTTCTGCCGCTTTGCCCGGGACGGCGGGGTGACCGACACCTCGCCGGTCGCCGCCCGCATGAGCGTGGCCGCCGGAGTGATGGCGACCCGGTCACTGAGGGACAGCGGTACGCCCTACGACGTACCGCCGCTGGACCCTGAACTGATCGCTTACTTCGCGTCGGGCCAGCTGCGGGACCCCTCGGGAGCTCCGGCGCTCACACCGCGATGA
- a CDS encoding cellulose binding domain-containing protein — MPLAHLPRTSRLGRPPRRAGRTAGRRPAAALVCALATVAALAAAPPAPAATGRTAAATSVEEAAAVEVSVNAGVGLGTIDKAAFGVNHALWDSHMNDPEVTGLLGEAGVGVMRYPGGSYGDIYHWKDHTAPGGYVAPHTTFDEFMGSVRASGSQPMIIANYGTGTPQEAADWVRYANVTRGYGTKYWEIGNEIYGNGHYGSGWEADDHPDKSPHEYARNVLSYAEAMKAVDPTIKIGAVLTTPGDWPDGIVGAGDSADWNHTVLSAVAGTIDFAIVHSYPGGATADEALDRTARLPGQLREVRRQIDRHAGERSSKIGIALTEVNSNVQMNSRPNGLFAADTYMTALENGVFNVDWWNVHNGPTKVETVDGDTDFNDFGLLSSGGCVGDVCQPAVNTPFHPYFGIKSLTKLGRPGDTMVASSTDSDQVSAHAVHRADGTLSVMLINKDPLNSRTADISYAGYTPTGQAPVVHRYGRGDSDVTRVAATTGGDQVLPPYSITTITVAPHAAAASVGAPGAPKATAVGSSTATLSWAVPANGKAVRYEVYERLGANAQLIATSTSTSATLHNLPPGSEHAVNVLARDADGRLSRPSEPLTFATTAPRDSGCLVNYRVDSGWGNGFVATVTVSNVGDTPINGWTLDFTWPSTGQTVQSSWNANVTSSGTRVHVTDNGANAELAPHGGSTATFGFVGANDDANPTPTTFTLNGTVCRTS, encoded by the coding sequence ATGCCGCTCGCACACCTCCCTCGCACCAGCCGGTTAGGCCGGCCGCCCCGCAGAGCCGGAAGAACAGCGGGCAGACGCCCCGCAGCCGCGCTCGTCTGTGCCCTGGCCACGGTCGCCGCCCTCGCGGCCGCTCCCCCGGCGCCCGCCGCGACCGGCCGGACCGCCGCGGCGACGTCCGTCGAGGAGGCGGCTGCCGTCGAGGTTTCCGTCAACGCGGGGGTGGGGCTCGGCACCATCGACAAGGCGGCGTTCGGCGTCAACCACGCGCTCTGGGACTCGCACATGAACGACCCCGAGGTGACCGGCCTGCTGGGCGAGGCGGGCGTCGGCGTGATGCGCTACCCAGGCGGCTCCTACGGCGACATCTACCACTGGAAGGACCACACCGCGCCCGGCGGTTACGTGGCGCCCCACACCACTTTCGACGAGTTCATGGGCAGCGTCCGCGCCTCCGGCTCCCAGCCGATGATCATCGCCAACTACGGCACCGGCACACCTCAGGAGGCCGCCGACTGGGTCCGGTACGCCAACGTCACCCGCGGCTACGGGACGAAGTACTGGGAGATCGGCAACGAGATCTACGGCAACGGCCACTACGGCAGCGGCTGGGAGGCCGACGACCACCCGGACAAGAGCCCGCATGAGTACGCCCGCAACGTCCTCTCCTACGCGGAGGCGATGAAGGCGGTCGATCCGACGATCAAGATCGGCGCGGTACTGACCACGCCGGGCGACTGGCCGGACGGCATCGTCGGCGCGGGGGACTCGGCCGACTGGAACCACACAGTGCTGTCCGCGGTCGCCGGGACGATCGACTTCGCCATCGTGCACTCCTACCCGGGCGGCGCCACCGCCGACGAGGCACTGGACCGGACCGCCCGGCTGCCCGGACAGCTCCGGGAAGTCCGCCGGCAGATCGACCGGCACGCCGGGGAACGCTCGTCGAAGATCGGTATCGCGCTCACCGAGGTCAACTCCAACGTCCAGATGAACAGTCGGCCCAACGGCCTGTTCGCCGCGGACACCTACATGACGGCGCTGGAGAACGGCGTCTTCAACGTCGACTGGTGGAACGTCCACAACGGGCCCACCAAGGTGGAGACGGTGGACGGCGACACCGACTTCAACGACTTCGGCCTGCTCTCCAGCGGCGGCTGCGTCGGCGACGTCTGCCAGCCGGCCGTGAACACGCCGTTCCACCCGTACTTCGGCATCAAGTCGCTGACCAAGCTGGGCCGTCCCGGTGACACGATGGTCGCCTCCTCCACCGACAGCGACCAGGTCTCCGCGCACGCCGTGCACCGGGCCGACGGCACGTTGAGCGTGATGCTGATCAACAAGGACCCGCTGAACTCCCGCACCGCGGACATCAGCTATGCCGGGTACACGCCCACTGGCCAGGCGCCGGTCGTTCACCGCTACGGCCGCGGCGACAGCGACGTCACCCGGGTGGCCGCCACCACAGGGGGCGACCAGGTGCTGCCGCCGTACTCGATCACCACGATCACCGTCGCCCCGCACGCCGCCGCGGCCTCGGTCGGCGCGCCCGGCGCACCGAAGGCCACCGCCGTGGGCAGCTCGACCGCCACGTTGAGCTGGGCAGTCCCCGCGAACGGTAAGGCGGTGCGCTACGAGGTGTACGAACGCCTGGGCGCCAACGCCCAGTTGATCGCCACATCGACCTCCACCTCGGCGACGCTGCACAACCTGCCGCCGGGCTCCGAGCACGCGGTCAACGTCCTCGCCCGGGACGCCGACGGCCGCCTCTCGCGCCCCTCCGAGCCGCTGACCTTCGCCACCACGGCTCCGCGCGACAGCGGCTGCCTGGTCAACTACCGGGTGGACAGCGGATGGGGCAACGGATTCGTCGCCACCGTCACGGTCTCCAACGTAGGTGACACCCCGATCAACGGCTGGACCCTGGACTTCACCTGGCCGTCCACCGGCCAGACCGTGCAGAGCTCCTGGAACGCGAACGTCACCAGTTCGGGAACGCGCGTACACGTGACCGACAACGGCGCCAACGCCGAGCTGGCCCCGCACGGCGGCTCGACCGCCACCTTCGGATTCGTCGGAGCCAACGACGACGCCAACCCCACCCCGACGACGTTCACCCTCAACGGCACGGTCTGTCGAACCTCCTGA
- a CDS encoding ABC transporter permease yields MSRPEAPDDETPSPVATAAGRPPGQKSFRQRFRRDRMLLLLCVPGVLYFAVFFYLPLAGNVVAFQDYQPFLGFKSSPFVGLRNFTDLLAQPEFWSAVRNTLEITVLQLVLYFPAPIALALLLNSLVGEKIRRLVQTVVYLPHFLSWVVVVAMFQQVFGGTGTVTSLLQNHGLAVGNIMSNPDTFKLLVTSEMIWKDCGYGAIIFLAAMASIDMTQYESAAMDGAGTWRRMWHVTLPGIRPVIIMMLILRLGDILSVGFEQMLLQRDAVGPDASEVLDTYVYYHGVIDGDWGMSTAAGLMKGVIGLGLIIAANKLAHRFGEQGVYR; encoded by the coding sequence ATGTCCCGGCCGGAAGCTCCTGACGACGAAACGCCTTCTCCGGTCGCCACCGCGGCCGGGCGCCCACCCGGGCAGAAGTCGTTCCGTCAGCGCTTCCGGCGTGACCGCATGCTGCTGCTGCTGTGTGTGCCGGGCGTCCTGTACTTCGCGGTCTTCTTCTACCTGCCGCTCGCCGGCAACGTGGTCGCGTTTCAGGACTACCAGCCGTTCCTCGGCTTCAAGTCGAGTCCCTTCGTCGGCCTCCGGAACTTCACCGACCTGCTCGCCCAGCCGGAGTTCTGGTCCGCCGTGCGCAACACGCTGGAAATCACCGTTCTCCAGCTCGTTCTCTACTTCCCCGCCCCCATAGCCCTGGCGCTGCTGCTCAACTCCCTGGTCGGGGAGAAGATCAGGCGGCTCGTCCAGACGGTCGTCTACCTTCCGCACTTCCTGTCCTGGGTCGTCGTCGTGGCGATGTTCCAGCAGGTCTTCGGCGGCACGGGCACGGTCACCAGCCTGCTGCAGAACCACGGCCTGGCGGTCGGCAACATCATGAGCAATCCGGACACCTTCAAGCTGCTCGTCACCTCGGAGATGATCTGGAAGGACTGCGGCTACGGCGCGATCATCTTCCTCGCCGCCATGGCGTCCATCGACATGACGCAGTACGAGTCGGCCGCCATGGACGGCGCGGGAACCTGGCGCCGGATGTGGCACGTCACGCTGCCCGGCATCCGACCGGTGATCATCATGATGCTCATCCTGCGCCTCGGTGACATCCTCTCGGTGGGATTCGAGCAGATGCTGCTCCAGCGCGACGCGGTGGGGCCCGACGCCTCGGAAGTGCTCGACACCTACGTCTACTACCACGGCGTGATCGACGGCGACTGGGGCATGAGCACGGCCGCCGGACTGATGAAGGGCGTGATCGGCCTCGGGCTGATCATCGCGGCGAACAAGCTGGCCCACCGCTTCGGTGAGCAGGGGGTCTACCGATGA
- a CDS encoding extracellular solute-binding protein, producing MSSQHVNRRTFLGAAGALGIAATGMSTLTGCSTGTSAAGKGSEAFSKVKLPAYVPAQVAAPDLAGSAEGLDAAYLRYPKNLVKSVAAPPGDGSPITALTETFTTPAPAMGKNAYWKELNKRLGSEFRMNIVVETTDDSYSSKFNAAIAGGEIPDLVWIPPNQGLRRIPELLEAKFQDLTPHLSGNAVKEYPNLANLPEFAWKTAVINGKIFGVPVAYGRMGQVYVTNEDFWKPVGGATFTSAEDFLAKGRELLDVKRHKYVLEPAYTNHVGMYAQWFGAPSGWSLKNGKLVHQFETDEFREALEFGVKVSKAGLFWPDPNLTTTREKMAQGTLGAYVQSFPSFLVDVKTYDFPFGVILPFAAKAGATPHFYYGLGSVGFTAINKNADKKRLEMLLKVLDYLAAPFGTEERLFLDNGIEGTHFHRTAKGDVELTDKGNAEAVTTGMPVSFLANAPEYLYLPGQADLTRRIHDWQKKLIAMAVIDPTVGHYSDTYASKGNSLKTGVNDGIKDIVAGRKSVSEFDALVRTWRSGGGDRIRAEYEKSLAQSTK from the coding sequence ATGTCTTCTCAGCACGTCAACAGGCGAACGTTCCTCGGCGCCGCGGGCGCTCTCGGCATCGCCGCCACCGGAATGTCGACCCTCACCGGCTGTTCCACGGGGACGTCCGCCGCGGGCAAGGGCAGCGAAGCGTTCAGCAAGGTCAAGCTCCCGGCGTACGTGCCTGCCCAGGTCGCGGCACCGGACCTTGCGGGCAGCGCCGAGGGTCTGGACGCCGCCTACCTCCGCTACCCGAAGAACCTGGTCAAGTCGGTCGCCGCGCCGCCCGGCGACGGCTCCCCGATCACCGCGCTCACGGAGACCTTCACGACGCCGGCCCCCGCGATGGGGAAGAACGCGTACTGGAAGGAGCTCAACAAGCGCCTGGGCTCGGAGTTCAGGATGAACATCGTCGTCGAGACCACCGACGACAGCTACTCGTCGAAGTTCAACGCGGCGATAGCGGGCGGCGAGATCCCCGACCTCGTGTGGATTCCCCCGAACCAGGGACTGCGCCGGATCCCCGAACTGCTGGAGGCGAAGTTCCAGGACCTGACCCCCCACCTCTCGGGCAACGCGGTCAAGGAGTACCCGAACCTCGCCAACCTTCCGGAATTCGCCTGGAAGACAGCCGTCATCAACGGGAAGATCTTCGGCGTACCGGTGGCGTACGGCCGTATGGGACAGGTCTACGTCACCAATGAGGACTTCTGGAAGCCGGTCGGCGGGGCCACCTTCACCAGCGCCGAGGACTTCCTCGCCAAGGGCAGGGAACTGCTGGACGTCAAGCGCCACAAGTACGTCCTGGAGCCTGCCTACACCAACCATGTCGGCATGTACGCGCAGTGGTTCGGAGCACCGTCCGGGTGGTCGCTGAAGAACGGCAAGCTGGTCCACCAGTTCGAGACCGACGAATTCCGTGAGGCACTGGAATTCGGGGTGAAGGTGAGCAAGGCCGGGCTGTTCTGGCCGGACCCCAACCTCACCACGACGCGCGAGAAGATGGCGCAGGGCACGCTGGGCGCGTACGTCCAGTCCTTCCCCTCCTTCCTGGTGGACGTCAAGACCTACGACTTCCCCTTCGGGGTGATCCTTCCGTTCGCTGCGAAGGCCGGTGCCACCCCGCACTTCTACTACGGTCTCGGCTCGGTCGGCTTCACCGCGATCAACAAGAACGCCGACAAGAAGCGTCTGGAGATGCTGCTGAAGGTCCTCGACTACCTCGCGGCCCCGTTCGGCACCGAGGAGCGGCTGTTCCTCGACAACGGCATCGAGGGCACGCACTTCCACCGCACCGCGAAGGGCGACGTCGAACTCACCGACAAGGGCAACGCGGAAGCCGTGACGACGGGTATGCCGGTCTCCTTCCTGGCCAATGCCCCCGAGTACCTCTACCTGCCGGGGCAGGCCGACCTCACCCGCCGGATCCACGACTGGCAGAAGAAGCTCATCGCCATGGCGGTGATCGACCCGACGGTCGGCCACTACTCCGACACGTACGCCAGCAAGGGCAACTCCCTGAAGACGGGTGTCAACGACGGCATCAAGGACATCGTCGCCGGGCGAAAATCGGTCTCCGAGTTCGACGCCCTGGTACGCACCTGGCGCTCCGGCGGCGGCGACAGGATTCGCGCCGAGTACGAGAAGTCCCTCGCGCAGAGCACGAAGTGA